In the genome of Nocardioides sp. NBC_00368, the window CTGCATACCTAGACCAACCGCCCACCCCCGTGCCTGACAAACTAGGCCGATGACCAGTCTCCGGATGGCCGCCCGACTCCTCGTCCTGCCGATCCTCGCCACGAGCCTGAGCTCGTGCGGTGACCCGATCGAGAGCTACTGCGAGTCCCTGAGAGGGCACCAGGAGGAGCTGACGAACACGCTGGGGGAGGGCGGCACGGATGGCCTGATCGCGGCCCTGCCGGTCTTCGAGGACCTCGAGAGCAACGCCCCCGACGACATCGAGAAGGACTGGAAGACGCTCACCGGGGCGATCTCGGGGCTCCGCACCGCTCTGGACGACGCCGGCGTCTCGGCCGACGAGTTCGAGGACGGCGAGCCGCCCGAGGGCGTCGGCGACGCCGAGGCGAAGAGGATCGCCGACGCGGCCACGAAGGTGAGCAGCACGAAGACCCAGGAGGCGTCCGTACGCGTCCAGCAGCACGCCCGGGACGTCTGTCACACGTCGCTGACCCTCTGAACCATCGTGGGAACCATCTTGGGAACCAGATGGACACCAGATAGGCGACCCCGATTGCCGCCCCGGCAACGTAATGGCTAGATTGGCGCGAGCGCTTACTTTCAGCGCTCAGCCGGGGGGCACGATCCCTGTACCGCGCGACCCGGTTGCCCTGTTGACTACACATTTGATCGTGAAAGGGAGTCTTCGTGGCTCTGCCTCCGGACATCACCCCTGAACAGCGCGCTGCCGCGCTCGCCAAAGCCGCGGCCTCGCGCCAGGAGCGGGCTGCTGTCAAGAACAAGGTCCGCACTGGCGGCATGTCCGTCATCGAGGTCATCGAGGAGGGGAAGAAGAACGAGGTCGTCGGCAAGATGAAGGTGATCGACCTGCTGACCTCCCACCCCGGCCTCGGTGAGGTGCGGGCAACCCAGATGATGGAGCGTCTCGGCATCGCGATGAGCCGCCGTGTGCAGGGCCTCGGCCCCAAGCAGGTGGCCGCGTTGGTCGAGGAGTTCGCTCGCCGATGAGTCTGATGACGGACGAGAAGGCCCCGACCGGAGCCGGCGAGAGCCAGGAGAAGCGACTGGTGGTCCTGGCCGGCCCGACCGCGGTCGGCAAGGGCACCGTCTCCGCGGCGGTCCGCGACGACCACCCCGAGGTCTTCTTGTCCGTCTCGGCGACGACCCGCAAGCCTCGCGAGGGCGAGGTCCACGGGGTGCACTACCTCTTCGTCTCCGACGAGGAGTTCGACGCGATGATCGCCGGCGGGGAGCTGCTGGAGTGGGCCACGGTCCACAACATGGCCCGCTACGGCACCCCGCGCGGTCCCGTCGTCAAGGCGCTGGCCGAGGGCCGCCCGGCGATGCTCGAGATCGACCTGCAGGGCGCCCGGCTGGTGCGCGAGACCATGCCCGAGGCCATCTTCGTGTTCCTCGCCCCGCCGAGCTGGGACGAGCTCGTACGTCGCCTGGTCGGCCGGGGCACCGAGACCGAGGCCGAGCGGGAGCGGCGCCTGGAGACCGCGCGGGTCGAGCTGGCGGCGGAGAAGGAGTTCGACGTCACCATCGTGAACCACGAAGTTCATCAGGCAGCCGAAGAGTTGGTAACCTTGATGACGCTCGGGCTCCCGAGCAAGAAATCCGACCAAGCCGACAAGTGAGGCTCACGTGGCTGCCCCTCAGATCGACGCCCAGGGCGTGACCAACCCCTCGATCGACGACCTGCTGACGAAGACCGACAGCAAGTACAAGCTGGTTCTCTACAGCGCCCAGCGGGCTCGCCAGATCAACGCCTACTACTCCCAGCTCGGCGAAGGCCTGCTCGAGTACGTCGGCCCCTTGGTCGACACCCACGTTCAGGAGAAGCCCCTCTCGATCGCGCTGCGCGAGATCAACGAGGACCTGCTGACCTGCGAGGACATCGACCCGGCCGAGCTGGCCGCCCAGGCTGCCGCCGCTCAGGCCGCTGCTGCCGACGCGCCTGCCGCCGACCTCTGATCTAGGCACTTCGCTGTCCACCCACAGCACCACCCCGGCCGCCGCTCTCGACGAGAGGCGGCCGAAAGTGGTCTTAGGGGTCGCCGGCGGCATCGCCGCCTACAAGGCGGCCGAGCTGCTGCGCCGATTCACCGAGTCCGGCCATGACGTGACCGTGGTCCCCACGGCCTCCGCCCTCGAGTTCGTCGGGGCCCCCACCTGGGCGGCGCTGTCGGGCAAGGAGATCGCCACCGGCGTCTTCGAGAACATCACCGAGGTCCCGCACGTACGCATCGGGCAGCAGGCCGACCTCGTGGTCGTCGCGCCGGCGACCGCCAACACGCTCGCCCGCGCGGCCCACGGCCTCGCGGACGATCTGCTCAGCAACGTACTGCTCACCGCGCGCTGCCCGGTCGTCTTCGCCCCGGCGATGCACACCGAGATGTGGGAGCACCCGGCCACCCAGGCCAACGTGGCCACGCTGCGAGAGCGCGGCAACATCGTCATCGAGCCCGCCGAGGGCCGGCTGACCGGCAAGGACACCGGCAAGGGGCGCCTGCCCGAGCCGAGCGAGATCTTCGAGCTGTGCCGCGCGGTGCTCGCCCATGGTGCCCGGGCCGACCTGGTCGGCCGACACGTCGTGGTCTCGGCCGGTGGCACCCGGGAGTTCCTCGACCCGGTCCGCTATCTCGGCAACCGTTCCTCGGGTCTGCAGGGCTACGCCATCGCCCGTGCGGCGGCCGCCCGTGGCGCGGAGGTGACGCTGGTCGCGGCCAACGTCACCCTGCCCGACCCGGCCGGCCTGAAGGTCGTACGTGTCGGCACCACCGCCGAGCTGCGCGACGCTGTCGTCTCCGCCGCCGAAGGTGCGGACGCGATCGTCATGGCGGCCGCACCGGCCGACTTCCGCCCGACCGGGGTGAGCGAGGCCAAGATCAAGAAGGCCTCCGACGGCTCGGCGCCGACGATCGAGCTGATGCAGAACCCCGACATCCTGGCCGAGATCTCCCACAACCGGACCAAGCCGGGTCAGGTGGTGGTGGGTTTCGCGGCCGAGACCGGGGACGCGACCGGCTCGGTGCTCGAACTGGCCGCCGCCAAGCTGAAGCGGAAGGGGTGCGACCTGCTCGTCGTCAACGACGTCAGCGGTGGCGCCGTCTTCGGCAGCGAGGTCAACAAGGCGGTCATCCTGGATGCGGACGGAGGCCACGTCGACGTGCAGGAAGGGGCGAAATCCGCTCTGGCAGAGGTCATCTGGGACCAGATCGCCTTACGCCTGGATGAACAACGCACGAACTGACGACACGCCCCGCGCCACGATGAGGACCAGCGCAGCAGTCCTGGGATCCGGGGTCTATGTTTGTCGACCAGAACGATTGACGTATATCGACCTGAACCACCACACGAACCTGTGAAACGGAGCTACACGTGACCGGACGTCTCTTCACGTCGGAGTCGGTGACCGAGGGGCACCCGGACAAGATCGCCGACCAGATCAGCGACACCGTGCTCGACTACCTGCTCGAGCACGACCCCAAGAGCCGGGTGGCTGTCGAGACCCTGCTCACCACCGGCCTGGTCGTGGTCGCGGGCGAGGTGACCACCGACGCCTACGCGCCGGTCGCCCAGCTCGTGCGCCAGAAGATCCTCGACATCGGCTACGACTCCTCCCTCAAGGGCTTCGACGGCCACTCCTGCGGCGTGCAGGTCGCCATCGGCGCGCAGAGCCAGGACATCGCCCAGGGCGTCGACACCGCGGAGGAGCACCGTCTCAACTCCTCGGTCGACGAGCTCGACCTGCAGGGTGCCGGTGACCAGGGCCTGATGTTCGGCTACGCGTGCGACGACACGCCCGAGCTCTTCCCGCTGCCCATCAAGATGGCGCAGACGCTCGCCGAGAAGCTGACCGCGGTCCGCAAGGACGGCACGCTCGACTACCTGCGTCCCGACGGCAAGACCCAGGTCACCATCGAGTACGACGACGAGGGCCGCGCCGTGCGCGTGGACACCGTCGTGCTCTCGACCCAGCACTCCGAGGAGACCACCCAGGAGCAGCTGCACGCCGACATCAAGAAGTACGTCATCGAGCCGGTGCTCGAGCAGTTCAAGGCGTCGGTCCCCTTCGACGGCTACAAGCTCCACATCAACCCGACCGGCCGCTTCGTCGTCGGTGGCCCGATGGGTGACGCCGGCCTGACCGGCCGCAAGATCATCGTCGACACCTACGGCGGCATGGCCCGCCACGGTGGCGGTGCCTTCTCGGGCAAGGACCCGTCGAAGGTCGACCGGTCGGCTGCGTACGCGATGCGCTGGGTGGCCAAGAACATCGTCGCCGCGGGCCTGGCCCGTCGCGCCGAGGTCCAGGTGGCCTACGCCATCGGCAAGGCCCAGCCCGTCGGTGTCTTCGTGGAGACCTTCGGCACCCACACGGTGCCCGAGGCCAACATCCAGAAGGCCGTCCTGGAGGTCTTCGACCTCCGCCCGGCCGCGATCCTGCGCGACCTCGACCTGCTCCGCCCGATCTACGCCAAGACTGCTGCGTACGGTCACTTCGGCCGCGAGCTCCCCGAGTTCACCTGGGAGCGCACCGACCGCGCCGACGCGCTCAAGGCTGCTGCCGGCGCCTGAGGTCGGAATACCCGGTTAACCGGGTATTCCTGCACTTCTCGGGCATTGCAACACCCGAGAAGTGCAGGAATTGCCTGAGAAGTCTGGCGCCTGTCCCGTGGGACGGGCGCCAGACTACGTTTTCGCGAGGCCGCTGCCACTTGCCTGTCGGCGGCTGCTGGTAGAAATGACCTCTGTGAGCCGGGGACCGCAGGAGGCAGCCGGGGCAGCCGAGTTGGAGCTGCCCGGGCTGGTTCGCGACCGGGTCAAGGAGGGGCGGGCGAAGGCCGCGGCCACGCGTGCGCGCAAGGCCGCCGAGGCCGAGACCGCCGAGATCGATCCGGTCGCCAAGGTTCTCGTCGATCTGCCGATGGCCCACCTGGACCGGCCCTTCGACTATGCCGTCCCGGCCTCGAT includes:
- the mihF gene encoding integration host factor, actinobacterial type, giving the protein MALPPDITPEQRAAALAKAAASRQERAAVKNKVRTGGMSVIEVIEEGKKNEVVGKMKVIDLLTSHPGLGEVRATQMMERLGIAMSRRVQGLGPKQVAALVEEFARR
- the gmk gene encoding guanylate kinase, producing MSLMTDEKAPTGAGESQEKRLVVLAGPTAVGKGTVSAAVRDDHPEVFLSVSATTRKPREGEVHGVHYLFVSDEEFDAMIAGGELLEWATVHNMARYGTPRGPVVKALAEGRPAMLEIDLQGARLVRETMPEAIFVFLAPPSWDELVRRLVGRGTETEAERERRLETARVELAAEKEFDVTIVNHEVHQAAEELVTLMTLGLPSKKSDQADK
- the rpoZ gene encoding DNA-directed RNA polymerase subunit omega, producing MAAPQIDAQGVTNPSIDDLLTKTDSKYKLVLYSAQRARQINAYYSQLGEGLLEYVGPLVDTHVQEKPLSIALREINEDLLTCEDIDPAELAAQAAAAQAAAADAPAADL
- the coaBC gene encoding bifunctional phosphopantothenoylcysteine decarboxylase/phosphopantothenate--cysteine ligase CoaBC, translated to MVLGVAGGIAAYKAAELLRRFTESGHDVTVVPTASALEFVGAPTWAALSGKEIATGVFENITEVPHVRIGQQADLVVVAPATANTLARAAHGLADDLLSNVLLTARCPVVFAPAMHTEMWEHPATQANVATLRERGNIVIEPAEGRLTGKDTGKGRLPEPSEIFELCRAVLAHGARADLVGRHVVVSAGGTREFLDPVRYLGNRSSGLQGYAIARAAAARGAEVTLVAANVTLPDPAGLKVVRVGTTAELRDAVVSAAEGADAIVMAAAPADFRPTGVSEAKIKKASDGSAPTIELMQNPDILAEISHNRTKPGQVVVGFAAETGDATGSVLELAAAKLKRKGCDLLVVNDVSGGAVFGSEVNKAVILDADGGHVDVQEGAKSALAEVIWDQIALRLDEQRTN
- the metK gene encoding methionine adenosyltransferase, with product MTGRLFTSESVTEGHPDKIADQISDTVLDYLLEHDPKSRVAVETLLTTGLVVVAGEVTTDAYAPVAQLVRQKILDIGYDSSLKGFDGHSCGVQVAIGAQSQDIAQGVDTAEEHRLNSSVDELDLQGAGDQGLMFGYACDDTPELFPLPIKMAQTLAEKLTAVRKDGTLDYLRPDGKTQVTIEYDDEGRAVRVDTVVLSTQHSEETTQEQLHADIKKYVIEPVLEQFKASVPFDGYKLHINPTGRFVVGGPMGDAGLTGRKIIVDTYGGMARHGGGAFSGKDPSKVDRSAAYAMRWVAKNIVAAGLARRAEVQVAYAIGKAQPVGVFVETFGTHTVPEANIQKAVLEVFDLRPAAILRDLDLLRPIYAKTAAYGHFGRELPEFTWERTDRADALKAAAGA